A window from Citrobacter amalonaticus encodes these proteins:
- a CDS encoding EAL domain-containing protein: MNVSLDNVYHSELYFQPARNVQRKLIGLSVTANFVSEDGDVRIPTELVLPRLSPEEQCQLFIEKLALIETCQHFFIQHKLVAWIYITPAVVPLLLTNSECVSAVKRFSFLELMINENFPELSEGKENKTLHALAERFPLVLANFGAGESANKAIFDGLFKRIILDRNFVHRRATRLSFEPFMRAILTQVSPYCESLMIAGIDSEAMLTRVTPFGFSGMQGGLWPAVSASQVTQLLHG, translated from the coding sequence ATGAATGTTTCACTGGATAATGTGTATCATTCTGAACTCTATTTTCAGCCCGCCAGGAATGTACAACGAAAACTTATCGGTTTAAGCGTTACCGCGAACTTTGTCAGTGAAGACGGTGACGTTCGTATCCCAACTGAACTGGTGCTTCCGCGACTTTCTCCCGAAGAACAGTGCCAGTTATTTATCGAAAAGCTGGCGCTGATCGAAACGTGCCAACATTTTTTTATTCAACATAAACTTGTCGCCTGGATTTATATAACCCCGGCAGTTGTACCGTTATTATTAACCAATAGTGAGTGCGTTTCTGCCGTTAAACGGTTTTCGTTTCTCGAACTCATGATTAATGAGAATTTTCCCGAACTGTCTGAAGGCAAAGAGAATAAAACGTTGCATGCGCTGGCTGAACGTTTTCCTCTGGTACTGGCCAATTTCGGTGCAGGGGAAAGTGCCAACAAAGCCATATTCGATGGATTATTTAAACGAATTATCCTGGACCGGAATTTTGTCCATCGTCGGGCCACTCGTCTTTCCTTCGAACCGTTCATGCGCGCCATCCTTACGCAAGTGTCGCCTTATTGCGAATCGCTGATGATCGCCGGTATCGACAGCGAAGCGATGTTGACCCGCGTGACGCCATTCGGTTTTAGCGGTATGCAGGGCGGGCTGTGGCCTGCCGTCTCGGCCAGTCAGGTCACCCAATTACTCCACGGATAA
- the selO gene encoding protein adenylyltransferase SelO, translated as MTLSFTARWRDELPATFTALSPTPLNHSRLIWHNDALAEQLGIPDSLFHPDSPAGVWGGEALLPGMSPLAQVYSGHQFGVWAGQLGDGRGILLGEQLLADGSTMDWHLKGAGLTPYSRMGDGRAVLRSTIRESLASEAMHYLGIPTTRALTIVTSETPVYRETVEAGAMLMRLAQSHLRFGHFEHFYYRREPEKVQQLADFAIRHYWPHLLQDADKYILWFRDVVARTASLIADWQTVGFAHGVMNTDNMSIIGLTMDYGPFGFLDDYEPGFICNHSDHQGRYSFDNQPAVGLWNLQRLAQSLSPFITVEALNDALDGYQVALLTRYGQRMRQKLGFMTEQKDDNDLLNELFSLMAREHSDYTRTFRMLSMTEQQNAASPLRDEFIDRAAFDDWFTRYRTRLQRDAVDDAARQSLMLSANPAVVLRNWLAQRAIAAAEKGDMSELHRLHAILREPFRDRDDDYSQRPPDWGKRLEVSCSS; from the coding sequence ATGACCCTGTCTTTCACAGCCCGCTGGCGCGATGAACTGCCAGCAACATTTACCGCACTGTCGCCAACACCGCTGAATCACTCGCGACTGATTTGGCACAACGATGCGCTTGCCGAACAACTGGGCATCCCCGATTCCCTTTTTCATCCTGACAGCCCGGCGGGTGTCTGGGGCGGCGAGGCGCTGTTGCCGGGGATGTCTCCGCTGGCGCAGGTCTATAGCGGTCATCAGTTCGGCGTCTGGGCGGGTCAACTGGGTGACGGGCGCGGCATTCTGCTCGGTGAGCAGTTGCTTGCCGATGGCAGCACAATGGACTGGCACCTGAAAGGCGCGGGTTTGACGCCGTATTCGCGCATGGGTGATGGTCGTGCGGTATTGCGCTCCACGATCCGAGAAAGCCTTGCCAGTGAAGCGATGCACTACCTGGGGATACCGACGACCCGGGCGCTGACGATTGTCACCAGTGAAACACCGGTTTACCGCGAAACGGTGGAGGCGGGGGCGATGCTGATGCGACTGGCGCAAAGCCACTTGCGCTTCGGTCATTTTGAGCATTTCTATTACCGTCGCGAGCCGGAAAAAGTTCAGCAACTGGCGGATTTCGCCATTCGTCATTACTGGCCGCATCTCCTGCAAGACGCCGATAAGTACATTCTCTGGTTTCGCGACGTGGTCGCGCGGACCGCGTCACTGATCGCCGACTGGCAAACCGTGGGTTTCGCGCACGGGGTGATGAACACCGATAACATGTCGATCATCGGGCTGACGATGGACTACGGTCCGTTTGGGTTCCTGGACGACTATGAACCGGGCTTCATTTGCAACCATTCTGACCACCAGGGGCGCTACAGCTTTGACAATCAACCGGCGGTAGGTTTGTGGAATCTTCAGCGCCTTGCGCAAAGTCTGTCGCCCTTCATCACCGTTGAGGCGCTCAATGATGCCCTCGACGGGTACCAGGTGGCGCTACTGACGCGCTACGGTCAGCGGATGCGGCAGAAACTGGGGTTCATGACCGAACAAAAAGATGACAACGATCTGTTGAACGAATTGTTCAGCCTGATGGCCCGCGAGCACAGTGACTATACCCGTACTTTCCGCATGCTAAGCATGACAGAGCAGCAGAATGCCGCCTCTCCACTGCGCGACGAATTTATTGATCGCGCCGCCTTTGATGACTGGTTCACACGTTACAGAACGCGTTTGCAGCGCGATGCAGTCGATGATGCTGCGCGTCAGTCGCTAATGCTGAGCGCCAATCCTGCGGTGGTGCTGCGTAACTGGCTGGCGCAGCGGGCGATTGCGGCGGCGGAGAAAGGCGACATGAGTGAACTGCATCGCTTACATGCCATATTGCGCGAGCCTTTCCGCGATCGCGATGATGACTACAGCCAGCGTCCGCCGGACTGGGGCAAACGCCTGGAAGTCAGCTGTTCAAGCTGA
- the hemP gene encoding hemin uptake protein HemP, translated as MDNIESPRLKERENAALPPAPIRKISSQKLLGDDGKVIIDHNGQEYLLRQTQAGKLLLTK; from the coding sequence ATGGATAACATTGAGTCACCCCGCCTTAAGGAACGAGAAAACGCGGCTCTCCCACCTGCGCCCATCCGCAAGATCAGCAGTCAGAAACTGTTAGGTGATGACGGTAAAGTGATTATCGATCACAACGGTCAGGAATACCTGCTGCGTCAAACGCAGGCAGGTAAACTCTTGCTGACCAAATAG
- the aroH gene encoding 3-deoxy-7-phosphoheptulonate synthase AroH has translation MNRTDELRTARIDSLVTPAELAQRHPVSPAVASHVTDSRRRIERILNGEDRRLLVIVGPCSIHDLDAALEYATRLQALRTQHQARLEIVMRTYFEKPRTVVGWKGLISDPDLNGSYRVNHGIELARKLLLQVNELGIPTATEFLDMVTGQFIADLISWGAIGARTTESQIHREMASALSCPVGFKNGTDGNTRIAVDAIRASRASHMFLSPDKTGQMTIYQTSGNPYGHIIMRGGKKPNYHAEDIAAACDTLHEFDLPEHLVVDFSHGNCQKQHRRQLDVCDDICQQIRNGSTAIAGIMAESFLREGTQKIISGQPLVYGQSITDPCLNWEDTELLLSKLASAVDSRF, from the coding sequence ATGAACAGAACCGATGAACTGCGTACCGCGCGTATAGACAGTCTGGTCACGCCCGCTGAACTTGCGCAACGGCATCCTGTGTCGCCCGCCGTCGCCAGCCACGTCACCGACTCCCGACGCCGGATAGAAAGAATATTGAATGGTGAAGACCGCCGCTTGCTGGTTATTGTAGGTCCGTGCTCCATTCACGATCTCGATGCCGCACTGGAGTATGCCACGCGTTTACAGGCGCTGCGCACGCAGCATCAGGCGCGCCTGGAAATCGTCATGCGCACCTATTTTGAAAAACCACGTACCGTTGTCGGCTGGAAGGGACTCATTTCCGACCCGGATCTCAACGGCAGCTATCGCGTGAATCACGGCATTGAACTGGCGCGTAAACTGCTGTTGCAGGTCAATGAACTGGGCATCCCAACCGCGACGGAATTTCTCGATATGGTGACCGGTCAATTTATTGCCGACTTGATCAGTTGGGGCGCCATTGGCGCGCGGACCACCGAAAGCCAGATCCACCGCGAAATGGCCTCGGCGCTCTCCTGCCCGGTCGGCTTTAAAAACGGGACCGACGGAAATACCCGTATCGCCGTTGACGCGATCCGCGCTTCCCGCGCCAGCCATATGTTCCTCTCCCCCGATAAAACCGGTCAGATGACCATTTATCAGACCAGCGGCAACCCTTATGGCCATATCATTATGCGCGGTGGCAAAAAGCCAAACTACCATGCTGAAGATATTGCTGCAGCCTGCGATACGCTGCATGAATTTGATTTACCAGAACATCTGGTCGTCGATTTCAGCCACGGCAACTGCCAGAAGCAGCATCGCCGTCAACTGGATGTCTGTGATGATATTTGCCAGCAAATCCGTAACGGATCGACAGCCATCGCCGGCATTATGGCGGAAAGCTTCCTGCGTGAAGGTACGCAGAAAATTATCAGCGGGCAGCCGCTGGTGTATGGTCAGTCGATAACCGATCCTTGCCTTAATTGGGAAGACACTGAACTGCTGCTGAGCAAACTGGCCTCGGCGGTGGACAGCCGCTTCTGA
- the ppsR gene encoding posphoenolpyruvate synthetase regulatory kinase/phosphorylase PpsR codes for MDNAVDRHVFYISDGTAITAEVLGHAVMSQFPVTISSITLPFVENENRARAVKDQIDAIYQQTGVRPLVFYSIVLPEIRSIILQSEGFCQDIVQALITPLQHEMKLYPTPIAHRTHGLNPGNLNKYDARIAAIDYTLAHDDGISLRNLDQAQVILLGVSRCGKTPTSLYLAMQFGIRAANYPFIADDMDNLVLPASLKPLQHKLFGLTIDPERLAAIREERRENSRYASLRQCRMEVAEVEALYRKNQIPWLNSTNYSVEEIATKILDIMGLSRRMY; via the coding sequence ATGGATAATGCTGTAGATCGTCACGTGTTTTATATTTCCGATGGAACGGCAATTACCGCTGAAGTGTTGGGCCATGCGGTGATGTCACAGTTCCCCGTCACTATCAGCAGTATTACGCTGCCGTTTGTTGAAAATGAGAACCGCGCCCGCGCCGTTAAAGACCAAATCGACGCCATTTATCAACAAACCGGCGTGCGCCCTTTGGTGTTCTATTCGATTGTATTACCGGAGATCCGTTCCATCATTCTGCAAAGCGAAGGCTTCTGTCAGGATATCGTGCAAGCGCTGATCACCCCGCTACAGCACGAGATGAAACTCTACCCCACGCCGATTGCTCACCGGACGCACGGGCTGAATCCGGGTAACCTGAACAAGTACGATGCGCGAATCGCCGCCATTGATTATACCCTTGCCCACGATGACGGCATTTCGTTGCGCAACCTGGACCAGGCGCAGGTGATTTTGTTAGGCGTCTCGCGCTGCGGCAAAACGCCCACCAGCCTCTACCTGGCAATGCAGTTTGGCATCCGTGCGGCAAACTATCCTTTTATTGCCGACGACATGGACAATCTGGTTCTGCCTGCATCGTTAAAACCCCTGCAACATAAGCTGTTTGGTCTGACGATTGACCCTGAACGTCTGGCCGCCATCCGCGAAGAGCGCCGGGAAAACAGTCGCTATGCCTCCCTGCGTCAGTGCCGTATGGAAGTGGCCGAAGTCGAGGCGCTCTACCGTAAGAACCAGATCCCGTGGTTGAACAGTACTAACTATTCAGTTGAAGAGATTGCCACCAAAATCCTCGATATCATGGGATTAAGTCGACGCATGTACTAA
- the ppsA gene encoding phosphoenolpyruvate synthase: protein MSNNGSSPLVLWYNQLGMNDVDRVGGKNASLGEMITNLSGMGVSVPNGFATTADAFNQFLDQSGVNQRIYELLDQTDIDDVNALAKAGAQIRQWIIDTPFQPELENAIRDAYAQLSADDQHASFAVRSSATAEDMPDASFAGQQETFLNVQGFDAVLVAVKHVFASLFNDRAISYRVHQGYDHRGVALSAGVQRMVRSDLASSGVMFSIDTESGFDQVVFITSAWGLGEMVVQGAVNPDEFYVHKPTLAANRPSIVRRTMGSKKIRMVYAPTQEHGKQVTIEDVPQESRDIFSLTNDEVQELAKQAVQIEKHYGRPMDIEWAKDGHTGKLFIVQARPETVRSRGQVMERYTLHAQGKIIAEGRAIGHRIGAGPVKVIHDISEMNRIEPGDVLVTDMTDPDWEPIMKKAAAIVTNRGGRTCHAAIIARELGIPAVVGCGDATERMNDDEKVTVSCAEGDTGYVYADMLDFSVKSSSVDTMPDLPLKVMMNVGNPDRAFDFACLPNEGVGLARLEFIINRMIGVHPRALLEFDDQDAKLQNEIREMMKGFDSPREFYVGRLTEGIATLGAAFWPKRVIVRLSDFKSNEYANLVGGERYEPEEENPMLGFRGAGRYVSDSFRDCFALECDAVKRVRNEMGLTNVEIMIPFVRTVEQAKAVVEELARQGLKRGENGLKIIMMCEIPSNALLAEQFLQYFDGFSIGSNDMTQLALGLDRDSGVVSELFDERNDAVKALLSMAIRAAKKQGKYVGICGQGPSDHEDFAAWLMEEGIDSLSLNPDTVVQTWLSLAELKK from the coding sequence ATGTCCAACAATGGCTCGTCACCGCTGGTGCTTTGGTATAACCAACTCGGCATGAATGATGTAGACAGAGTTGGGGGCAAAAATGCCTCCCTGGGTGAAATGATTACTAACCTTTCCGGTATGGGTGTATCGGTACCGAATGGTTTTGCCACAACCGCCGATGCGTTTAACCAGTTTCTGGACCAAAGCGGTGTAAACCAGCGCATCTATGAACTGCTGGATCAAACGGATATTGACGATGTTAACGCGTTAGCGAAGGCCGGCGCGCAGATCCGCCAGTGGATTATCGACACTCCTTTCCAGCCTGAGCTGGAAAATGCTATCCGTGATGCCTACGCGCAACTCTCCGCGGACGATCAACATGCTTCTTTCGCCGTGCGTTCATCTGCCACTGCGGAAGATATGCCGGATGCCTCTTTTGCCGGGCAGCAGGAAACCTTCCTCAACGTCCAGGGCTTTGACGCCGTACTGGTCGCCGTGAAGCACGTGTTTGCCTCGCTGTTTAACGACCGCGCAATCTCCTATCGCGTTCACCAGGGCTATGACCACCGTGGCGTGGCGCTCTCTGCGGGTGTCCAGCGGATGGTGCGTTCCGATCTGGCGTCGTCCGGCGTGATGTTCTCCATCGATACTGAATCTGGCTTTGACCAGGTGGTGTTTATCACCTCCGCGTGGGGGCTGGGCGAGATGGTAGTACAGGGCGCGGTAAACCCGGATGAGTTCTATGTCCACAAACCGACGCTGGCGGCCAATCGCCCGTCTATTGTGCGCCGCACGATGGGCTCGAAAAAAATCCGCATGGTCTATGCGCCGACCCAGGAACACGGCAAACAGGTCACCATTGAAGATGTGCCGCAGGAAAGCCGTGACATTTTCTCCTTGACCAACGACGAAGTGCAGGAACTGGCGAAACAGGCGGTACAGATTGAAAAACACTACGGTCGTCCGATGGACATCGAGTGGGCGAAAGATGGTCATACCGGCAAACTGTTCATCGTCCAGGCTCGTCCGGAAACCGTGCGTTCTCGCGGCCAGGTGATGGAGCGTTACACGCTGCACGCGCAGGGCAAAATCATTGCGGAAGGCCGTGCTATCGGTCACCGCATCGGGGCAGGCCCGGTAAAAGTCATTCACGACATCAGCGAGATGAACCGCATTGAGCCTGGCGACGTGCTGGTCACCGACATGACCGACCCGGACTGGGAACCGATCATGAAAAAAGCGGCGGCGATTGTCACTAACCGTGGCGGTCGTACCTGTCACGCGGCCATTATCGCGCGTGAACTGGGGATCCCGGCGGTGGTAGGCTGCGGCGATGCCACTGAGCGCATGAACGATGACGAGAAGGTCACCGTTTCCTGCGCAGAAGGCGATACAGGCTACGTGTACGCCGACATGCTCGACTTCAGCGTTAAGAGCTCCAGCGTCGATACGATGCCGGATCTGCCGCTGAAGGTGATGATGAATGTCGGTAACCCGGATCGGGCGTTTGACTTCGCCTGTCTGCCAAACGAAGGCGTTGGCCTGGCGCGTCTGGAATTTATCATCAACCGTATGATTGGCGTCCACCCGCGTGCGCTGCTGGAGTTTGACGATCAAGATGCCAAACTGCAAAACGAAATCCGCGAGATGATGAAAGGCTTTGATTCTCCGCGTGAATTTTACGTGGGGCGCCTGACGGAAGGGATCGCCACCCTTGGCGCGGCGTTCTGGCCGAAACGCGTGATTGTGCGTTTGTCCGACTTTAAGTCGAATGAGTACGCAAACCTGGTGGGTGGTGAACGCTACGAGCCAGAGGAAGAGAACCCGATGCTGGGCTTCCGTGGCGCGGGTCGCTATGTGTCGGACAGCTTCCGTGATTGCTTTGCGCTGGAATGCGACGCGGTGAAACGCGTGCGTAATGAGATGGGACTGACTAACGTCGAAATCATGATCCCGTTCGTCCGTACCGTTGAGCAGGCAAAAGCGGTCGTGGAAGAGCTGGCGCGTCAGGGGCTGAAACGCGGCGAAAATGGTCTGAAGATCATCATGATGTGTGAGATCCCGTCCAACGCCCTGCTGGCTGAACAGTTCCTGCAATACTTTGACGGCTTCTCGATCGGTTCTAACGACATGACACAGCTGGCGCTGGGCCTGGATCGTGACTCTGGTGTGGTATCAGAGCTGTTTGATGAGCGTAACGACGCGGTGAAAGCGCTGCTGTCGATGGCGATTCGCGCCGCGAAGAAACAGGGTAAATACGTCGGGATTTGCGGTCAGGGTCCGTCTGACCATGAAGACTTTGCCGCCTGGCTGATGGAAGAGGGGATCGACAGCCTGTCGCTGAACCCGGATACCGTTGTCCAGACCTGGCTGAGCCTGGCGGAATTGAAGAAGTAA
- the fadK gene encoding medium-chain fatty-acid--CoA ligase, which translates to MSVTLTFDAVRRDAYRKLGFWGDASLGDYWQHTARSVPDKIAVVDNHGTEFTYAALDHAASCLASWMLANGIQPGDRVAFQLPGWCEFTVIYLACLKTGAVSVPLLPAWREAELVWVLNKCQAKLFFAPTVFKQTRPVDLILPLQNQLPHLQHVIGVDKLAPATTSLALSQIVADNAPLARHIQVHGDELAAVLFTSGTEGLPKGVMLSHNNILASERAYCARLNLTWLDVFLMPAPLGHATGFLHGVTAPFLIGARSVLLDIFTPTACLALLEQQRCTCVLGATPFVYDLLCTVERQPADLSSLRFFLCGGTTIPQRIARDCQQRGIKLLSVYGSTESSPHAVVNLDDPPSRMMNTDGYAAAGVEIRIVDEARNPVPPGVEGEEASRGPNVFMGYLDEPELTTRALDSEGWYYSGDLCRMDEAGYIQITGRKKDIIVRGGENISSREVEDILLQHPRIHDACVVAMPDERLGERSCAYIVLKAPHHSLSLEEVVAFFSRKRVAKYKYPEHIVVVEKLPRTASGKIQKFLLRQDIIQRLASECREA; encoded by the coding sequence ATGAGTGTCACATTAACGTTTGACGCCGTGCGGCGGGACGCATACCGCAAGCTTGGCTTTTGGGGCGATGCCTCGCTGGGAGACTACTGGCAACATACCGCACGCAGCGTGCCAGACAAAATTGCCGTCGTGGATAACCACGGTACGGAATTCACTTACGCCGCCCTCGACCACGCGGCAAGCTGTCTGGCGAGCTGGATGTTGGCGAACGGCATTCAGCCCGGCGACCGCGTCGCTTTTCAGCTTCCCGGCTGGTGCGAATTTACCGTTATCTATCTCGCCTGTCTGAAAACCGGCGCCGTATCCGTTCCCCTGCTGCCCGCCTGGCGCGAAGCCGAGCTAGTGTGGGTGCTGAACAAGTGTCAGGCAAAACTGTTTTTCGCCCCAACCGTGTTTAAACAGACGCGCCCGGTCGATTTGATCTTGCCCCTGCAAAACCAGTTGCCACATCTGCAACACGTTATCGGCGTCGATAAACTGGCACCGGCGACAACCTCGCTCGCCCTCAGCCAGATCGTTGCGGACAACGCGCCACTTGCCCGTCACATTCAGGTTCACGGCGACGAGCTGGCCGCCGTGCTGTTTACCTCTGGCACCGAGGGACTGCCAAAAGGCGTCATGCTCAGCCACAACAATATTCTCGCCAGCGAGCGGGCCTACTGCGCGCGTCTGAATCTGACCTGGCTGGACGTCTTTCTGATGCCAGCGCCGCTGGGACACGCCACCGGTTTTTTACACGGCGTGACGGCACCGTTTCTGATCGGCGCGCGCAGCGTGCTACTGGATATTTTTACCCCAACGGCCTGCCTTGCGCTTCTGGAGCAACAGCGCTGTACCTGCGTCTTAGGGGCGACGCCGTTTGTGTACGACCTGCTCTGTACTGTGGAACGGCAGCCTGCCGATCTCTCTTCGCTGCGTTTCTTTTTGTGCGGAGGAACGACCATTCCGCAGCGCATTGCTCGCGACTGCCAGCAGCGCGGCATTAAACTGCTCAGCGTTTATGGTTCGACGGAAAGCTCGCCGCATGCGGTAGTGAATCTCGACGATCCCCCTTCCCGTATGATGAATACCGATGGCTACGCGGCGGCAGGCGTGGAGATCAGAATTGTTGATGAGGCGCGTAATCCCGTACCTCCGGGCGTTGAAGGGGAAGAGGCATCGCGCGGACCGAACGTCTTTATGGGCTATCTTGACGAGCCTGAGTTAACCACCCGGGCGCTGGATAGCGAGGGCTGGTACTACAGTGGCGATCTCTGTCGGATGGACGAGGCGGGCTACATTCAGATAACCGGGCGCAAGAAAGATATTATCGTTCGGGGCGGAGAAAACATCAGCAGTCGCGAAGTGGAAGATATTCTGTTGCAGCACCCCCGCATTCACGATGCCTGTGTGGTTGCTATGCCGGACGAACGTTTAGGCGAGCGTTCCTGTGCCTACATCGTGCTGAAAGCGCCGCATCATTCACTGTCGCTGGAAGAAGTGGTTGCCTTCTTTAGCCGTAAACGGGTAGCGAAATATAAGTATCCAGAGCACATTGTGGTGGTCGAAAAGTTACCCAGAACGGCATCCGGGAAGATCCAGAAGTTCCTGTTACGCCAGGATATTATTCAGCGATTAGCGTCGGAATGCCGTGAGGCATAA
- a CDS encoding ferredoxin family protein, which produces MSQENRVNVDVKLGVNKFHVDEGHPHIILAANPDSKEFQKLLNACPAGLYKQDEAGTIHFDSAGCLECGTCRVLCGETILEKWEYPAGTFGVDFRYG; this is translated from the coding sequence ATGAGCCAGGAAAATCGCGTTAACGTCGACGTCAAACTGGGCGTCAATAAATTCCATGTTGATGAGGGCCATCCGCACATCATTCTGGCGGCGAACCCGGACAGCAAAGAGTTTCAAAAATTGCTGAATGCCTGCCCTGCCGGACTCTATAAGCAGGATGAGGCAGGTACGATTCACTTTGATTCCGCGGGCTGTCTGGAGTGCGGAACCTGCCGGGTGCTGTGTGGTGAGACGATCCTCGAAAAATGGGAGTACCCCGCAGGCACGTTTGGCGTGGATTTCCGCTACGGCTGA
- a CDS encoding FAD-dependent oxidoreductase: MSDEKFDAIVVGAGVAGTVAAYIMAKAGLDVLVIERGNSAGSKNMTGGRLYAHVIERIMPGFGEKAPVERKVTREKISFMTEESAITLDYHREQPDVPTQASYSVLRNRLDPWLMEQAEAAGAQFIPGVRVDALIREGNQVTGVQAGDDILEANVVILADGVNSMLGRSLGMVPASSAHHYAVGVKELIGLSPEQINDRFNLSGNEGAAWLFAGSPSNGLMGGGFLYTNRDSISLGLVCGLGDMAHAQKSVPQMLEDFKQHPAVRPLIQGGKLLEYSAHMVPEGGLAMVPELVGDGVMIVGDAAGFCLNLGFTVRGMDLAIASAEAAAHAAVGAKERKDFSARTLAQYKHELEKGCVMRDMQHFRKIPALMENPRLFTQYPRMVADIMNDIFTIDGSPNQPMRKMILSHAKQIGLMNLLKDGIKGVTAL, translated from the coding sequence ATGTCGGATGAAAAATTTGATGCCATCGTCGTCGGTGCTGGCGTAGCGGGCACGGTGGCGGCGTACATCATGGCAAAAGCCGGACTCGATGTTCTGGTCATCGAGCGCGGTAACAGCGCGGGCAGTAAAAATATGACCGGGGGGCGTCTCTACGCCCATGTGATTGAGCGGATTATGCCCGGATTTGGCGAGAAGGCGCCCGTTGAACGCAAAGTCACCCGCGAGAAAATCTCGTTTATGACGGAAGAAAGCGCGATCACGCTGGATTACCATCGCGAACAGCCGGATGTACCGACTCAGGCATCGTACAGCGTGTTGCGCAACCGTCTCGACCCGTGGCTGATGGAGCAAGCCGAAGCGGCTGGCGCACAATTTATCCCTGGCGTGCGCGTGGATGCGCTGATTCGTGAAGGCAACCAGGTCACAGGCGTACAGGCTGGCGACGATATTCTCGAAGCCAACGTGGTGATCCTCGCTGATGGCGTCAATTCAATGTTGGGCCGTTCGCTGGGCATGGTACCTGCCTCATCGGCGCACCATTACGCTGTCGGTGTGAAAGAGTTGATTGGCCTCTCCCCGGAGCAAATCAACGACCGTTTTAATCTGTCCGGAAATGAAGGCGCGGCGTGGTTATTCGCAGGATCACCGTCAAACGGCCTGATGGGCGGCGGGTTCCTCTATACCAATCGTGACTCCATTTCCCTCGGTCTGGTATGCGGGCTGGGCGACATGGCCCATGCGCAGAAAAGCGTACCGCAGATGCTGGAAGATTTTAAACAGCACCCTGCCGTTCGTCCGTTGATTCAGGGCGGCAAATTGCTGGAGTACTCGGCACATATGGTGCCAGAAGGCGGACTGGCGATGGTGCCGGAGCTGGTAGGCGACGGTGTGATGATTGTCGGTGACGCTGCGGGCTTTTGTCTGAACCTCGGTTTTACGGTACGCGGAATGGATTTAGCCATCGCCTCTGCCGAAGCGGCGGCACACGCCGCGGTTGGGGCCAAAGAGCGCAAGGACTTCTCTGCCCGCACGCTTGCGCAATACAAACACGAGCTGGAGAAAGGGTGCGTTATGCGTGATATGCAGCATTTCCGTAAGATCCCGGCGCTGATGGAGAATCCGCGCCTGTTCACCCAGTACCCGCGAATGGTGGCGGACATCATGAATGACATATTCACCATTGATGGCAGCCCGAATCAGCCGATGCGCAAAATGATCCTGTCACATGCAAAACAGATCGGGCTGATGAATCTGCTCAAAGATGGCATTAAGGGAGTCACGGCGCTATGA